The Blattabacterium cuenoti genome includes a region encoding these proteins:
- the lipA gene encoding lipoyl synthase, whose protein sequence is MNIIRKKPKWIRVKLSMNKNYHELQKLVSLHKLNTICQSGSCPNIGECWGKGVATFMILGNICTRSCRFCGVKTGRPEKVDWKEPNKVAESIKILKIKHAVLTSVNRDDLKDMGSSIWVKTIQKVRYLNPNITIEALIPDFKGEKKIIDKIINVKPEVISHNMETVFRLTKKIRIQAKYDRSLGLLQYIKEKNRNIRTKTGIMLGLGETKEEIIETMKDMRKSKVDILTMGQYLQPSLKHYPVRFFVFPEQFKELKEIGLKMGFKYVESGPLVRSSYHAEKHVR, encoded by the coding sequence ATGAATATCATTCGCAAAAAACCAAAGTGGATAAGAGTAAAATTATCAATGAATAAAAATTATCATGAATTACAAAAATTAGTTTCTTTGCATAAATTGAATACGATTTGTCAAAGTGGAAGTTGTCCTAATATAGGAGAATGTTGGGGAAAAGGTGTAGCTACTTTTATGATATTGGGAAATATTTGTACAAGATCTTGTAGATTTTGTGGAGTAAAAACAGGACGTCCTGAAAAAGTGGATTGGAAAGAACCAAATAAAGTAGCAGAGTCTATAAAGATATTGAAAATTAAACATGCCGTATTAACTTCTGTCAATAGAGATGATTTAAAAGATATGGGGTCTTCTATATGGGTAAAAACCATACAAAAAGTACGATATTTAAATCCAAACATAACAATAGAAGCTTTAATCCCTGATTTTAAAGGAGAAAAAAAAATAATAGATAAAATCATTAATGTTAAACCAGAAGTGATTTCTCACAATATGGAAACAGTTTTCAGATTAACAAAAAAAATACGTATTCAAGCTAAATATGATCGTAGTCTTGGATTACTGCAATATATCAAAGAAAAAAATAGAAATATTCGGACAAAAACAGGAATCATGTTAGGATTAGGAGAAACAAAAGAAGAAATAATTGAAACAATGAAAGATATGAGAAAATCTAAAGTAGATATTCTAACAATGGGACAATATTTACAACCTTCTTTAAAACACTATCCTGTTCGTTTTTTCGTTTTTCCAGAACAATTCAAAGAATTGAAAGAAATTGGATTAAAAATGGGATTTAAATATGTAGAAAGTGGTCCATTAGTACGGTCTTCTTATCATGCAGAAAAACATGTGAGATGA
- a CDS encoding Nif3-like dinuclear metal center hexameric protein translates to MEVFVRDIADKLENLAPIEYADSYDNVGLIVGSFHQKVINILITLDLTEEVFYESINKKCNLIISFHPIIFKPIKNITGKTFSERVIISALKNNVSIYVIHTNLDLVWEGTSDYISKLLKINKEKVLIPKKETIKKMITYVPVNYAEKVRNSLFEVGAGNISNYSHCSYNFDGFGSYMGNKKTKPFSGKKEIFHMEKETCIGVIFPSHKLNLIKDALFKNHPYEEIAYEIYNIENVNPYIGIGFIGSLVKEMNEYDFLFFLKKKMNFPCIRHSHFTEKKIKKVAMITGSGRFGIETAIKEKADVFISSDLKYHDFFKSENRILIVDVGHYESEKITKNLLKSFLYKKFTSISIYESEVHTNPVKYIH, encoded by the coding sequence ATGGAAGTATTCGTAAGAGATATAGCTGATAAATTAGAAAATCTAGCGCCTATAGAATATGCAGATTCTTATGATAATGTTGGATTGATAGTAGGATCGTTTCATCAAAAAGTAATAAATATACTAATCACTTTAGATCTTACTGAGGAAGTTTTCTATGAATCTATCAATAAAAAGTGTAATTTAATAATATCCTTTCATCCTATCATTTTTAAACCCATAAAAAATATAACTGGAAAAACATTTTCAGAAAGGGTAATAATTTCTGCATTAAAAAATAATGTGTCTATTTATGTTATTCACACTAATTTGGATTTAGTCTGGGAAGGTACTTCTGATTATATATCCAAATTGTTAAAAATCAATAAAGAAAAAGTCCTTATTCCAAAAAAAGAAACTATAAAAAAAATGATCACTTATGTTCCAGTTAATTATGCAGAAAAAGTAAGAAATTCTTTATTTGAAGTAGGAGCTGGAAATATTTCTAATTATAGTCATTGCAGTTATAATTTCGATGGATTTGGAAGTTATATGGGAAACAAGAAAACCAAACCATTTTCTGGAAAAAAAGAAATTTTTCATATGGAAAAAGAGACTTGTATTGGTGTTATTTTCCCCTCTCATAAATTAAATCTTATCAAAGATGCTCTTTTTAAAAATCATCCATATGAAGAAATAGCTTACGAAATTTACAATATTGAAAATGTTAATCCTTATATAGGAATAGGTTTTATAGGATCTCTCGTGAAAGAGATGAATGAATATGATTTTCTTTTTTTTCTAAAAAAGAAAATGAATTTTCCTTGTATTCGTCATTCTCATTTTACAGAAAAAAAAATTAAAAAAGTAGCTATGATAACAGGTTCAGGACGTTTTGGAATAGAAACCGCTATCAAAGAAAAAGCTGACGTTTTTATATCCTCTGATTTAAAATACCATGATTTTTTTAAATCTGAAAATAGAATATTGATTGTAGATGTCGGTCATTATGAATCCGAAAAAATCACTAAAAATTTATTAAAATCTTTTTTATACAAAAAATTTACTTCTATTTCTATTTATGAGTCAGAAGTTCATACTAATCCAGTTAAATATATTCATTAA
- a CDS encoding zinc ribbon domain-containing protein, with amino-acid sequence MGHKIQETITVEDKLRALYNLQLIDSRIDEIRKFRENIPMEIKSLEEELDQMKKNLENVHEEILSIKENIDKQNKNIQSSETLIKKYDQQKDNVKNHKELYSLDKEIDYQKLEIQLSKKRIKELNVKIHKKEEILGEKEDILNNKKEHIFHKKKELNKILLENDKEEKILLEKSLYFSKKIDIRLLQTYKKIRNGVKNGVAVAPVQRGAPLGSYLAITPQKYSELIQRNKLLIDEHSGRILIDSELAEEENKKYSVLFSKKKKK; translated from the coding sequence ATGGGCCATAAAATACAAGAAACTATCACTGTAGAAGATAAATTGAGGGCATTATATAACCTTCAATTAATAGATTCTCGTATAGATGAAATACGAAAATTTCGTGAAAATATTCCCATGGAAATAAAAAGTTTGGAAGAAGAATTAGACCAAATGAAAAAAAATTTAGAAAATGTTCATGAGGAAATCCTTTCCATAAAAGAAAATATAGATAAACAAAATAAAAATATTCAATCTTCAGAAACATTGATTAAAAAATATGATCAACAAAAAGATAATGTAAAAAATCACAAGGAATTATATTCTCTTGATAAAGAAATTGATTATCAAAAACTGGAGATTCAGTTATCCAAAAAAAGAATCAAAGAATTGAATGTAAAAATTCACAAAAAAGAAGAGATTCTAGGGGAAAAAGAAGATATTTTAAATAATAAAAAAGAACATATTTTTCACAAAAAAAAAGAATTGAATAAGATTCTCTTAGAAAACGATAAAGAAGAAAAAATTCTTTTGGAAAAATCTTTGTATTTTTCTAAAAAAATTGATATTCGTTTGTTACAAACCTATAAGAAAATAAGGAATGGAGTGAAAAATGGAGTGGCTGTTGCTCCAGTACAAAGAGGGGCTCCATTGGGTTCTTATCTAGCAATCACACCTCAAAAATATTCAGAACTGATACAAAGAAATAAACTTTTAATAGATGAACACAGTGGAAGAATATTAATAGATTCTGAATTAGCTGAGGAAGAAAATAAAAAATATTCTGTTCTTTTTTCTAAAAAAAAGAAAAAATAA
- a CDS encoding thioredoxin family protein, whose product MVLTYSSSEIKIQIKDFNLLEVSSGKKRFLKDFFSDTATVIMFICNHCPYVKHINAELVRLSTDFIPKGISFLAINSNDAKKYPEDSPENMKKAHYQLGYPFPYFFDETQEVAKYYCAKCTPEFFIFSGKGNLYYHGQLDDSRPGNEIPVTGFDVRNVLKNILKGKNINQTYKLSYGCNIKWKT is encoded by the coding sequence ATGGTACTAACTTATTCTTCTAGTGAAATTAAAATTCAAATAAAAGATTTTAACTTGTTAGAAGTTTCTTCAGGAAAGAAGAGATTTTTGAAAGATTTTTTTTCGGATACAGCAACTGTAATTATGTTTATTTGTAATCACTGTCCGTATGTAAAACATATTAATGCAGAATTAGTACGTTTATCTACCGATTTTATTCCGAAAGGAATTTCATTTTTAGCTATCAATTCTAATGATGCAAAAAAGTATCCGGAAGACTCACCGGAAAATATGAAAAAAGCACATTATCAGTTAGGTTATCCTTTCCCTTATTTTTTCGATGAAACACAAGAAGTCGCAAAATATTATTGCGCAAAATGTACTCCTGAATTTTTTATCTTTTCCGGAAAAGGAAATTTATATTATCATGGTCAACTAGATGATTCTAGACCTGGAAATGAAATACCAGTGACAGGTTTTGATGTAAGAAATGTATTAAAAAATATTTTGAAAGGAAAAAATATAAATCAAACTTATAAATTAAGTTACGGATGTAATATCAAATGGAAGACATAA
- a CDS encoding DHH family phosphoesterase, producing MLFSSIDGKNKKKIVLLPHNNPDGDALGSSLALLFYLRKLRHDVDLISPTGYSEFFQWLPGTDNILVFSEKTKSLVKKKIVNSDYVFFVDFNNLSRIKNLREFFLYSKAKKILIDHHPFPFRFDFMFSDSTVSATSILVFRFISEMNHLDKIDKEIATCLYVGLMTDTGFFRFPSVTSETHFIAGKLIEKGIDIDNIYDHLQEKYNENKLKLLSKALKKLKVIKKYRTAYTSINASDMNFYSYKQGDTEGIITYGLGIKDIVFSVFFFEERKKYPIKISFRSKGSFDVNLFSRKHFGGGGHKNAAGGILEKSLSESIEYFLNIIPNYHINLMSSI from the coding sequence ATGTTGTTTTCTAGTATTGATGGAAAAAATAAAAAAAAAATTGTTTTGTTACCACATAATAATCCGGACGGAGATGCTTTAGGTTCCTCTTTAGCTCTTTTATTTTATTTGAGAAAACTAAGACATGATGTGGATTTAATATCTCCAACAGGATATTCTGAATTTTTTCAATGGCTTCCAGGAACTGATAATATTCTTGTTTTCTCAGAAAAAACTAAATCTTTAGTAAAAAAAAAAATTGTAAATTCTGATTATGTTTTTTTTGTAGATTTTAATAATCTATCAAGAATAAAAAACTTAAGAGAATTTTTTTTATATTCAAAAGCAAAAAAAATACTAATAGATCACCATCCTTTTCCATTTCGCTTCGATTTTATGTTTTCTGATTCAACCGTTTCAGCTACTAGCATTTTGGTTTTCAGGTTTATATCTGAAATGAATCATTTAGACAAAATAGATAAAGAAATAGCCACTTGTTTATATGTTGGTTTAATGACTGATACAGGTTTTTTTCGTTTTCCTTCCGTTACTTCAGAAACTCATTTTATTGCCGGAAAATTAATAGAAAAAGGAATTGATATAGATAATATCTATGATCATTTACAAGAAAAATACAATGAAAATAAATTAAAATTATTATCTAAAGCCTTAAAAAAATTAAAAGTAATAAAAAAATATCGTACAGCTTATACAAGTATCAATGCTTCGGATATGAATTTTTATTCATACAAACAAGGAGATACTGAAGGTATTATTACTTATGGACTAGGTATAAAAGATATTGTTTTTTCTGTTTTCTTTTTTGAAGAAAGAAAAAAATATCCAATTAAAATTTCTTTTCGTTCTAAAGGAAGTTTTGATGTGAATCTGTTTTCCAGAAAGCATTTTGGAGGAGGTGGACATAAAAATGCAGCAGGAGGTATATTAGAAAAAAGTCTATCTGAATCCATTGAATATTTTTTAAATATTATTCCTAATTATCATATAAATCTTATGTCTTCCATTTGA
- a CDS encoding CCA tRNA nucleotidyltransferase — MNLSSALSKKIFRIVSLSSQKIKQDSYVVGGYVRDFLLGEKKSEDLDILTVGEGIRLAKEVSKYIKPYPIIKIFKRFGTAMLKYDNQKIEFVGSRKESYHLSSRNPFIELGSLQDDQNRRDFTINALAISLNPDNYGELIDPFGGLSDLKKKILRTPLDSDITYSDDPLRMMRAIRFATQLQFTIEKYSFKSIQKNKNRINIVSTERIIEEFNKILLSEKPSIGLLLLYKSGLLSIILPELTLLKGIEEKNGCKHKDNFYHTLQVVDNISKEKDSSLWLRWAALLHDIGKYYTKKFLPKIGWSFHDHEFIGSKMVTNIFQRLKLPRGGTMKYVKKMIQYSYKPIALIGNRTRDSAIRRLLFDLGKDLEDLIKLCIADITTNNIEKRKQYQKNIYLLMERIKKLEERDKIKNWKSPISGNDIMKAFQIDPCKKIGIIKNFIKDSILEGKISNEFHSAYLLMLKKGEELGLKKK; from the coding sequence ATGAATTTATCATCTGCTCTTAGTAAAAAAATATTTCGTATCGTAAGCCTTTCTTCTCAGAAAATAAAACAAGATAGTTATGTGGTGGGAGGTTATGTTAGAGATTTTTTGCTGGGGGAAAAAAAATCAGAAGATTTAGATATTTTGACTGTAGGAGAGGGAATTAGATTAGCTAAAGAGGTTTCTAAATATATTAAGCCTTATCCGATAATAAAGATATTTAAACGTTTTGGAACTGCCATGTTAAAATATGATAATCAAAAAATAGAGTTTGTTGGATCCAGAAAAGAATCATATCATTTATCTAGTCGTAACCCTTTTATAGAGTTAGGATCGTTACAAGATGACCAAAATAGAAGAGATTTTACAATCAATGCTTTAGCTATTAGTTTAAACCCTGATAATTATGGAGAATTGATAGATCCATTTGGAGGGTTGTCAGATTTAAAAAAAAAAATATTAAGAACTCCATTAGATTCAGATATTACTTATTCTGACGATCCATTGAGAATGATGCGAGCTATTCGATTTGCGACTCAACTTCAATTTACAATTGAAAAATATTCATTTAAATCTATTCAAAAAAATAAAAACAGAATAAATATTGTTTCTACAGAAAGAATTATAGAAGAATTTAATAAAATTCTATTATCTGAAAAGCCTTCTATAGGATTATTGTTATTATATAAGTCTGGATTATTATCAATTATATTACCAGAATTAACTTTGTTAAAAGGAATAGAAGAAAAAAACGGATGTAAACATAAAGATAATTTTTATCATACTTTGCAAGTAGTGGATAATATCAGCAAAGAAAAAGACAGTTCACTTTGGTTAAGATGGGCTGCATTACTTCACGATATAGGAAAATACTATACCAAAAAATTTTTACCAAAAATAGGTTGGTCTTTTCATGATCATGAATTTATAGGTTCAAAAATGGTTACAAATATATTTCAACGTTTAAAACTTCCAAGAGGGGGGACTATGAAATATGTGAAAAAGATGATTCAATATAGTTATAAACCCATAGCGTTAATAGGAAATAGGACTAGAGATTCTGCTATCCGTAGATTATTATTTGATCTTGGTAAAGATCTAGAAGATTTAATAAAATTGTGTATTGCTGATATTACCACTAATAATATAGAAAAAAGAAAACAATATCAAAAAAATATTTATCTTCTTATGGAAAGGATTAAAAAATTAGAAGAAAGAGATAAAATTAAAAATTGGAAATCACCTATATCAGGAAATGATATCATGAAGGCTTTTCAGATTGATCCATGCAAAAAAATAGGGATTATAAAAAATTTTATTAAAGATTCTATTTTAGAAGGAAAAATATCTAATGAATTTCATTCTGCTTATCTTCTTATGTTAAAAAAAGGAGAAGAATTAGGATTGAAAAAAAAATAA
- a CDS encoding L-threonylcarbamoyladenylate synthase translates to MSFHEEIEKSVEILKKGKSLLYPTDTVWGLGCDAFNIQAIRKICKIKNRTFSKSMIVLVEKMDRLRQLVGEITDFTRKIIVDNIAKKNKPITIVYDHVNQIASNLLKKDNTLAVRLTYDPFCVCLIRNFDRPIISTSANLSGFSTPKSFSEISPSILKRIDYAVNFRREKRANYSSSSIIKIVSDKVKILRS, encoded by the coding sequence ATGTCTTTTCACGAAGAAATAGAAAAAAGTGTAGAAATATTAAAAAAAGGAAAAAGTTTATTATATCCTACAGATACTGTGTGGGGGTTGGGTTGTGATGCCTTTAATATTCAGGCTATAAGGAAAATATGTAAAATCAAAAATAGAACTTTTTCTAAGTCTATGATTGTTTTGGTAGAAAAAATGGACCGTTTACGTCAATTGGTAGGAGAGATTACTGATTTTACTAGAAAAATTATTGTTGATAATATTGCAAAAAAAAATAAACCTATCACCATAGTGTATGATCATGTGAATCAAATAGCATCTAATTTATTGAAAAAAGACAATACTTTAGCTGTTCGTTTGACATATGATCCATTTTGTGTTTGTTTAATCAGAAATTTTGATAGACCTATTATTTCTACTTCTGCAAATTTATCAGGATTTTCTACTCCTAAATCTTTTTCTGAAATTAGTCCTTCTATTTTAAAAAGAATAGATTATGCAGTTAATTTTCGTAGGGAAAAAAGAGCTAATTATAGTAGTTCTTCTATTATCAAAATTGTTTCAGATAAGGTAAAAATATTACGTAGTTAG
- a CDS encoding 2,3,4,5-tetrahydropyridine-2,6-dicarboxylate N-succinyltransferase — MKVNKLKLEIEKAWNQKSSWIDDENIKNIVIQVIDHLENGLIRVSNFLNGKWIVNEWVKRAIIMYFSVKNMNVIELGPLEFYDKIPIKNKFKEKRVRVVPHAIARYGSYISPGVILMPSYVNIGAYIGEETMIDTWATVGSCAQVGCRVHISGGVGIGGVLEPLQSYPVIIEDDVFIGSRCILVEGVRIEKGAVLGANVVLTNSTKIFDVTNNQAIEIKRVVPRYSVVIPGSYPKKFPSGTYYVPCAMIIGKRKESTDKKTSLNEALRTHNLVI; from the coding sequence ATGAAAGTGAACAAACTCAAATTAGAGATAGAAAAAGCTTGGAATCAAAAAAGTTCGTGGATCGATGACGAAAATATCAAGAATATAGTAATTCAGGTTATTGACCATTTAGAAAATGGATTAATTAGAGTCTCTAATTTTTTAAATGGAAAGTGGATAGTCAATGAATGGGTAAAAAGAGCAATTATAATGTATTTCTCTGTTAAAAATATGAATGTCATAGAATTAGGTCCATTAGAATTTTATGATAAAATACCTATAAAAAATAAATTTAAAGAAAAGAGGGTTCGCGTAGTCCCTCATGCTATAGCACGTTATGGTTCATATATATCACCTGGAGTTATTCTTATGCCTTCTTACGTCAATATAGGCGCATATATAGGAGAAGAAACCATGATAGATACATGGGCAACAGTAGGTAGTTGTGCTCAAGTTGGTTGTCGTGTACATATAAGCGGTGGAGTTGGAATAGGAGGAGTCCTAGAACCTTTACAATCTTATCCTGTTATTATTGAGGATGATGTTTTTATTGGATCTAGATGTATTTTGGTAGAAGGAGTTCGGATAGAAAAAGGTGCTGTTTTAGGAGCAAATGTTGTTTTAACCAATTCTACTAAAATTTTTGATGTAACTAATAATCAAGCTATTGAGATAAAAAGAGTTGTTCCTAGATATTCTGTGGTAATTCCAGGATCTTATCCAAAAAAGTTTCCTTCAGGAACATATTATGTTCCATGTGCTATGATTATAGGAAAAAGAAAAGAAAGCACAGATAAAAAAACATCTTTAAATGAAGCGTTAAGAACTCATAATTTAGTGATTTAG
- the ruvX gene encoding Holliday junction resolvase RuvX, whose product MAKILGIDYGKVITGLSITDNEQIFAFGLDAVPTKKLMNFLESFLSHERIDEIVIGLPKKLNNQKETLIETDIQIFINKFRIKYPQILIKRLDERFTSKMAFNTMIELGLKKKKRRKKVILNQISATIILQSYLAKKEKKN is encoded by the coding sequence ATGGCAAAAATATTGGGAATAGATTATGGAAAAGTGATAACAGGTTTATCTATAACAGACAATGAACAAATATTCGCATTTGGATTAGATGCTGTTCCAACTAAAAAATTAATGAATTTTTTAGAATCTTTTTTATCTCATGAAAGAATAGATGAAATAGTTATAGGTTTGCCAAAAAAATTAAACAATCAAAAAGAGACATTAATAGAAACAGATATTCAAATATTTATAAATAAATTTCGTATAAAATATCCTCAAATTTTGATAAAAAGATTAGACGAACGTTTTACATCTAAGATGGCTTTTAATACTATGATAGAATTAGGTTTAAAAAAAAAAAAAAGAAGAAAAAAAGTAATTTTAAACCAAATTAGTGCCACTATTATTTTACAGTCTTATCTCGCAAAAAAAGAAAAAAAAAATTAA
- the def gene encoding peptide deformylase: protein MVLPIILYGNPILRKKCVDIDFSFCKKKINQLIKDMFETIHQAKGIGLAAPQIGKNIRLFIIETPYLDGKDLNNYKEVFINAKILKIHGKEYKFNEGCLSIPGIMGNVKRKSNVLIEYYDHNWKKQKKTLTGMCARVILHEYDHLEGKLFIDYFSSMKKKIIEKKLISLSEKNSS, encoded by the coding sequence ATGGTATTGCCTATAATTCTTTATGGAAATCCTATTTTAAGAAAAAAATGTGTAGACATAGATTTTTCTTTCTGCAAAAAAAAAATCAATCAATTAATAAAAGATATGTTTGAAACTATACATCAAGCAAAAGGAATAGGATTGGCTGCTCCTCAAATTGGAAAAAATATACGATTATTTATAATAGAAACTCCTTATTTAGATGGGAAAGATCTAAATAATTACAAAGAAGTTTTTATTAATGCTAAAATATTAAAAATTCATGGGAAAGAGTACAAATTTAATGAAGGATGTCTTAGCATTCCTGGAATAATGGGAAATGTAAAAAGAAAATCTAATGTTTTGATTGAATATTATGATCATAATTGGAAAAAACAAAAGAAAACCTTGACGGGAATGTGTGCTAGAGTTATTCTTCATGAATATGATCATCTTGAAGGAAAACTTTTTATAGATTACTTTTCTTCCATGAAAAAAAAAATAATAGAAAAAAAATTGATTAGTTTATCAGAAAAAAATTCTTCATGA
- the rplT gene encoding 50S ribosomal protein L20, translated as MPRSTNSVSSRRRRKKILKSAKGFYGSRSKVYTVAKNAVEKSFFYAFSGRKKKKRDFRSLWIQRINAGVRQYGISYSEFMKKLSDKKIKINRKILSYFSMNEPNTLKKIVDHLSS; from the coding sequence ATGCCCAGATCTACAAATTCAGTTTCCTCTAGACGAAGAAGAAAAAAAATACTAAAATCGGCAAAAGGTTTTTATGGATCAAGGAGTAAAGTTTATACAGTTGCTAAAAATGCCGTAGAAAAATCTTTTTTTTATGCTTTTTCAGGAAGAAAAAAAAAGAAAAGAGATTTCAGATCTCTTTGGATTCAACGCATTAATGCCGGAGTCCGTCAATATGGAATATCTTACTCTGAATTTATGAAAAAATTATCCGATAAAAAAATTAAAATAAATAGAAAAATACTTTCTTATTTTTCTATGAATGAGCCAAATACTTTAAAAAAAATAGTAGATCATCTTTCTTCATGA
- the rpmI gene encoding 50S ribosomal protein L35, translated as MKKLKTKSGSKKRFKKTANGHIKKKHAFKNHLLTKKSKKKKRHLSKFTLLNKSDQQNIKKQI; from the coding sequence ATGAAAAAATTAAAAACAAAATCAGGATCAAAAAAAAGATTTAAAAAAACGGCGAATGGACATATAAAAAAAAAACATGCATTCAAAAATCATCTTTTAACTAAAAAATCAAAAAAGAAAAAACGTCATCTTTCTAAATTTACTCTATTGAATAAATCAGATCAACAGAATATCAAAAAACAGATATAA
- the infC gene encoding translation initiation factor IF-3, with product MPQKKEVHRINENIDSKTVRLVGDSSLENGVYSIQKAIQFSREKELDLVEINPKLNPPVCKILDYKKFLYEQKKRKKQFKAKQIKVNTKEIRFGPQIGDHDGKVKIKSAEKFLMRGDKVKVFVFFKGRSIVYKDQGKIKLLKFAEEIEEYGKVEQMPVMEGKRMYMILAPKKF from the coding sequence TTGCCACAAAAAAAAGAGGTCCATCGAATTAATGAAAATATTGACTCAAAAACAGTTCGTTTGGTAGGAGATTCTTCTCTAGAAAATGGAGTTTACTCTATCCAAAAAGCTATTCAATTTTCTAGAGAAAAAGAATTAGATTTGGTTGAAATTAATCCAAAATTGAATCCTCCAGTATGTAAAATACTGGATTATAAAAAATTTTTATATGAACAAAAAAAAAGAAAAAAACAATTTAAAGCAAAACAAATTAAAGTGAATACTAAAGAAATCCGATTTGGTCCACAAATCGGTGATCATGATGGAAAAGTTAAGATCAAAAGTGCTGAGAAATTTTTAATGCGTGGAGACAAAGTGAAAGTATTTGTTTTTTTTAAAGGTCGTTCAATAGTATACAAGGATCAAGGTAAAATAAAATTGTTAAAATTTGCAGAAGAAATTGAGGAATATGGAAAAGTAGAACAAATGCCGGTTATGGAAGGAAAAAGAATGTATATGATCCTAGCTCCAAAAAAATTTTAA
- the thrS gene encoding threonine--tRNA ligase has product MDKSVPLKEDTIDHRKIGKKLKFFIFSDRVGSGLPLWLPRGTIFRKSLEEFLTDIQRKSGYEMVVTPHIGHKKLYVRSGHWSKYGKDNFKPIQTPREEEFLLKPMNCPHHCEIYRSQEWSYRDLPKRFAEFGTVYRYEQSGELHGLTRVRCFTQDDAHIFCTYDQLLEEFKRVINLVFYVFRCLGFSEYTVRISLRDTKKIDNYIGSEKNWKKAEEAILRVVKEEKIKTSLNYGEAAFYGPKLDFIIKDSLGRSWQLGTIQVDYNLPERFDLYYKGKNNEKCRPVMIHRAPFGSLERIIAIIIEHSRGNLPFWLAPNQVVILPISDKYIIYAKKILNLILNYDIRVFVDSRNEKINKKIRDSEDNKIPYMIILGEKEEKNEMISLRRHGLGHIGTFPISKGIEAIFNETNLKTKTIIN; this is encoded by the coding sequence ATGGATAAATCAGTCCCTTTAAAAGAAGATACTATAGATCATAGAAAAATAGGTAAAAAGCTAAAATTTTTTATTTTTTCTGATAGGGTAGGAAGTGGATTACCTTTGTGGTTACCTAGAGGGACAATTTTTAGAAAAAGTTTAGAAGAATTTTTAACTGATATTCAAAGAAAGTCTGGATATGAAATGGTAGTAACTCCACATATTGGACATAAAAAATTATATGTTAGAAGTGGACATTGGAGCAAATATGGAAAAGATAATTTTAAACCTATTCAGACTCCCCGTGAAGAAGAATTTTTATTAAAACCTATGAATTGTCCTCACCATTGTGAAATTTATCGTTCTCAAGAATGGTCTTATAGAGATCTTCCTAAACGTTTTGCAGAATTTGGAACAGTATATCGTTATGAACAGAGTGGAGAACTTCATGGTTTGACTAGAGTTAGATGTTTTACTCAAGATGATGCACATATTTTTTGTACTTATGATCAATTACTAGAAGAATTTAAAAGAGTTATCAACTTAGTTTTTTACGTATTTCGTTGTCTAGGTTTTTCTGAATATACAGTTAGAATCTCTCTTAGAGATACAAAAAAAATAGATAATTATATAGGATCAGAAAAAAACTGGAAAAAAGCAGAGGAAGCTATATTGAGAGTAGTCAAAGAAGAAAAAATAAAAACATCTCTGAATTATGGAGAAGCAGCTTTTTATGGACCAAAACTAGACTTCATTATTAAAGATTCCTTAGGAAGAAGTTGGCAACTTGGAACAATTCAAGTGGATTATAATTTGCCTGAAAGGTTTGATTTATATTATAAAGGAAAAAATAATGAAAAATGTCGTCCAGTCATGATACATAGGGCCCCTTTTGGTTCACTGGAACGAATTATTGCCATTATAATAGAACATTCCAGAGGAAATCTTCCATTCTGGCTGGCTCCTAACCAAGTAGTCATACTTCCTATAAGTGATAAATATATAATTTATGCAAAAAAAATTTTAAATTTGATATTAAACTATGATATCCGAGTATTTGTTGATAGCAGAAATGAGAAAATTAATAAAAAAATTAGGGATTCTGAAGACAATAAGATTCCTTATATGATTATTTTGGGAGAAAAAGAAGAGAAAAATGAAATGATCTCGTTACGACGTCATGGGTTAGGACATATAGGAACGTTTCCTATTTCTAAGGGAATAGAAGCTATTTTTAATGAAACTAATTTAAAAACTAAAACAATAATAAACTAA